In one Aphelocoma coerulescens isolate FSJ_1873_10779 chromosome 20, UR_Acoe_1.0, whole genome shotgun sequence genomic region, the following are encoded:
- the ACOT8 gene encoding acyl-coenzyme A thioesterase 8 has protein sequence MAVRAPRVGGASWFAVRVGSRCRSRVAEVMGAAGGAGGAGAGPGSGSPPPGDLRSVLITSVLNLERLEVNLFRGRHHWVPATQRLFGGQIVGQALVAAARAVSRDEQVHSLHCYFVRAGDPKVPVLYEVERTRTGKSFSVRSVKAIQHGKPIFTCQASFQLSQASPVQHQFTMPAVPPPEELLTQEELIQKFLQNPNLAERYRKHLTKIQAEDVPIDIKPVNPPDMFSSEPQEPKLLFWVRARGYIGETDMKVHCCVAAYISDYAFLGTALLPHRQYRIKFMVSLDHSMWFHAPFRADHWMLYECESPWAGACRGLVQGRLWRRDGVLAVTCTQEGVIRVEETPNQSKL, from the exons ATGGCGGTCCGCGCCCCGCGGGTGGGCGGTGCTTCCTGGTTCGCCGTGCGGGTCGGGTCGCGGTGCCGGTCCCGGGTCGCGGAGGTGATgggggctgcgggcggcgccggcggggcaggagcggggccgggatccGGGTCGCCGCCGCCCGGAGACCTGCGCAGCGTGCTGATCACCAGCGTGCTGAACCTGGAGCGGCTGGAGGTCAACCTCTTCAG GGGCCGGCACCACTGGGTGCCCGCCACGCAGCGCCTCTTCGGCGGGCAGATCGTGGGGCAGGCGCTGGTGGCGGCCGCCCGCGCCGTGAGCCGCGACGAGCAGGTGCACTCGCTGCACTGCTACTTCGTGCGGGCAG GGGACCCCAAGGTGCCGGTGCTGTACGAGGTGGAGCGGACCCGTACAGGGAAGAGCTTCTCCGTTCGCTCCGTAAAGGCCATCCAGCATGGAAAGCCGATCTTCACCTGCCAGGCCtccttccagctctcccaggcaaGCCCAGTGCAGCACCAGTTCACCATGCCGGCCGTGCCGCCCCCCGAGGAGCTGCTGACACAGGAGGAGCTCATCCAGAAGTTCCTGCA GAATCCTAACTTGGCCGAGAGATACAGGAAGCATCTCACCAAGATCCAAGCTGAAGATGTGCCGATTGACATTAAACCCGTGAACCCACCAGATATGTTCAGCTCAGAGCCACAGGAGCCGAAGCTGCTCTTCTGGGTGCGAGCACGAGGCTACATAG GGGAGACTGACATGAAGGTGCACTGCTGCGTGGCTGCTTACATCTCTGACTACGCCTTCCTGGGCACGGCCCTGCTCCCGCACCGGCAGTACCGCATCAAGTTCATGGTGTCCCTTGACCATTCCATGTGGTTCCACGCACCCTTCAGAGCTGACCACTGGATGCTGTACGAGTGTGAGAGCCCCTGGGCTG GTGCGTGCCGGGGCTTGGTGCAGGGACGGCTGTGGCGCAGGGACGGGGTCCTGGCTGTCACCTGCACACAGGAAGGTGTCATCAGGGTGGAAGAGACACCAAACCAGAGCAAGCTCTAA
- the ZSWIM1 gene encoding zinc finger SWIM domain-containing protein 1 yields MSPPVAAARSGPALPAQAALVRAFPVAAVQLSAFPVCKWLQQLCLELHTECLAVTVARKATGAGTKSHRQELLAVLRDLITPDLLPQLHLHWLLGDGIWATHRESSDCFMELELVIQGFSQIFSAGLSLDSCITTVAQHYKECVSKIPPDGLTFSAPHPDHCAAQAAPQSLPTSDLPLAPLVCQGKTSQSAGQASPTVAAAQQKQQPVSASLAAVESRDYSPESTSSPAAP; encoded by the coding sequence ATGTCCCCGCCGGTAGCGGCAGCCCGGAGCGGGCCCGCGCTGCCGGCCCAAGCCGCGCTGGTCCGCGCCTTCCCGGTGGCCGCGGTGCAGCTCTCCGCGTTCCCCGTCTGcaagtggctgcagcagctaTGCCTGGAGCTCCACACCGAGTGCCTGGCCGTGACCGTCGCCAGGAAGGCCACGGGTGCAGGCACTAAGAGCCACCGGCAGGAGCTGCTCGCCGTCCTGAGAGACCTCATCACGCCGGACTTGCTGCCTCAGCTCCACCTTCACTGGCTGCTCGGGGATGGGATTTGGGCCACGCACAGGGAGAGCAGTGACTGCTTCATGGAGCTGGAGCTTGTCATCCAGGGGTTTAGCCAGATTTTTAGTGCTGGGCTCTCTCTGGATAGCTGCATCACTACCGTGGCCCAGCACTATAAAGAGTGTGTTTCTAAGATCCCTCCTGATGGCTTGACATTCTCTGCTCCCCATCCTGATCACTGTGCTGCTCAGGCAGCTCCCCAAAGTCTGCCTACTTCAGACTTGCCTCTTGCCCCTCTGGTGTGCCAGGGTAAAACATCCCAGAGCGCTGGCCAGGCTTCCCCCACtgtggcagcagctcagcagaagcagcagcccgtGTCAGCCTCTCTTGCAGCTGTTGAGAGTCGTGATTATTCTCCAGAGTccaccagcagccctgcagctccctga